A single window of Solanum dulcamara chromosome 5, daSolDulc1.2, whole genome shotgun sequence DNA harbors:
- the LOC129890685 gene encoding L-ornithine N5-acetyltransferase NATA1-like: MAECHGLSHIFTTTETSLYNNLFKSSNPPFLSPTALILEISPNPFPQITKLSDHSTTTNFVPIIKNNYNLDNLEILDPELKTYRSKFNGHENNNNNCDVYVAGHVLVFPNYNGFFEKPGLYLDQIFVRKCYRRMRFGKLLFSAVAMQAEKMGLGMVDWHVADWNEETINFYEKMGAHYIPEYRLYKLYGDQLQAYGKKSD; the protein is encoded by the coding sequence ATGGCAGAGTGCCATGGCCTATCACATATATTCACTACCACTGAGACATCACTTTACAACAatttattcaaatcatcaaatcCACCTTTTCTCTCTCCAACTGCCCTTATCTTAGAAATTTCTCCTAACCCTTTTCCTCAAATCACAAAATTATCCGACCATAGTACTACTACAAATTTCGTCCCTATTATCAAGAACAATTACAATCTTgataatttggaaattttggacccaGAACTCAAGACTTATAGGTCCAAATTTAATGGTCatgagaataataataataattgtgaCGTTTATGTAGCGGGACATGTACTTGTTTTTCCTAACTACAATGGTTTTTTTGAGAAGCCTGGTTTATATCTAGACCAAATATTTGTAAGGAAATGTTATAGAAGGATGAGGTTTGGAAAATTGTTATTTTCTGCTGTTGCAATGCAAGCTGAGAAAATGGGATTGGGGATGGTGGATTGGCATGTGGCTGATTGGAATGAAGAAACTATTAATTTCTATGAGAAAATGGGAGCTCATTATATTCCTGAATATAGGCTTTATAAATTGTATGGTGATCAACTTCAAGCATATGGCAAGAAATCAGACTGA